The following DNA comes from Mycobacterium sp. MS1601.
GGGTAGATACCGCTGAGCACTTTCATCAAGGTGGACTTACCGGCACCGTTCTCCCCGCAGATGGCGTGGATCTCGCCCTGGCGCACCGTCAGGTTGACGTCGCGCAACGCGGTGACGGCACCGAAGCGTTTGGTGATGTCCCGCATCTGGAGTAGCGGTGTAGCGGACCGGCTCATCAGGCGAGCTGGTCCTGGGTGTAGTAACCCGATTCGACCAGCACCTTTTCGTAGTTCTCCCTGTCGACGCTGACCGGTTCCAGGAGATAGGACGGCACCACCTTCACCCCGTTGTCGTAGGTGGTGGTGTCGTTGACCTCGGGTTCGCCGTCGGTGAGCATGGAATCGGCCATCTGTACTGCGGATTCGGCCAGTTCCCGGGTGTCCTTGAAGACTGTCTGTGTCTGCTCACCCGCGATGATGGACTTGACGGAGGCCAGCTCGGCGTCCTGCCCGGTGACCACCGGCAGCGGGTTGGCCGGTGTGCCGTAACCCGAGCTCTTCAGCGCGGAGATGATGCCAAGGGACATCCCGTCATACGGCGAGAGCACGGCGTCTACCCGGCCGCTGGTGTAGGCCCGGCTGAGCAGGTTGTCCATCCGGGACTGGGCCAGCCCGCCGTCCCAGCGCAGGGTGGCCACCTGATCGAAGGACGTCTGGCCGCTGCGCACCACCAGCTTGCCGCTGTCGATGTAGGGTGTCAGCACACTCATGGCGCCGTCGAAGAAGAAGGTGGCGTTGTTGTCATCCGGCGATCCGGCGAACAGTTCGATGTTGAACGGGCCCGGGTTCTGCTCCACGCCGAGGGTGTCGACAATGTAATTGGCCTGCAGCACGCCGACTTTGAAGTTGTCGAAGGTGGCGTAGTAGTCGACGTTCTCCGACCCGCGGATCAGGCGGTCATAGCTGACCACCGGAATGTCGGCGTCAGCGGCCCGCTGCAGGATGTCGGTCAGCGAGGAGCCGTCGATCGGTGCGATGACGAGGGCCCGCACGCCCTTGGTGATCATGTTCTCGATCTGCGACACCTGGTTCTGCACCACGTCGTCGCCGTACTGCAGATCGGTCTGGTAGCCGAGGGCCTGGAACTGCTCGGCCATGTTGTCACCGTCGGCCACCCATCGCTCGGAGGACTTGGTGGGCATCGAGATACCGATGGTGCCGGTGTGTTCACCGCCGGCGTCGGTGGCTTCGGTGGTGGTCGACCGGCCGCAGCCGACGCTGGTGATCGCAACCGCGGCTGCGAGCACGCCCACAGCTCGGACAAAGCTCCTGCGCATGGGGAATCCTCCGCTTGGTTTGTTGCCGCACATCGACGGCTGGACGTGATCGCCTACGTGATGTGAGCGCTCACATGTGCGATCTTGTGACCTCTCTCACGTATTTGTCAAGGCGCCGAACAAACAAATGTGAGCGCTCACAAAATCGTTGACAGCGGTGGAATGTGAACGTTAACATCCCTGAATGTAACGCCGGTCACATCTTCTACCGTTGCATCTTCTATGCCTTCTCATCTCACCGGCGCTGCTCTGACCTCGGCGAATACTCGAATGAAGGGTTTGTCATGAGCAAGTTCTTGACCGCGGTGCTCGGCATCGTGACGGTGGGCGTCCTGTCGGCCTGTGGCAGCGGACCGGCGCCAGCCGGCGACGCCGGCGGCGGCTCCGACGACGGCCGGATCACCATGGGCTTCTCCCAGGTGGGTGCGGAAAGCGGGTGGCGCACGGCCAACACGGCCTCCATCCAGGACGCGGCCAAGGCCGCCGACATCGACCTCAAATTCTCCGATGCGGGTGGCAAGCAGGAGAACCAGATCTCAGCAATCCGGTCGTTCGTGCAGCAGCAGGTCGATGTGATCGCGTTCAGCCCAGTGGTCCGCACCGGCTGGGACGCCGTGCTGCTCGAGGCCAAGAATGCCGGCATCCCCGTGATCCTCACCGACCGCGCGGTCGACACCTCCGAACCCGACGTCTACAAGACCTTCCTGGGCGCCGATTTCGTCCGGGAGGGCACCTGGGCCGGTGACTGGGTGGTCAAAGAGTACGCCGCCGCCCCCGGGCCGGTGAACATCGTGCAACTGGAGGGTACG
Coding sequences within:
- the chvE gene encoding multiple monosaccharide ABC transporter substrate-binding protein, whose protein sequence is MRRSFVRAVGVLAAAVAITSVGCGRSTTTEATDAGGEHTGTIGISMPTKSSERWVADGDNMAEQFQALGYQTDLQYGDDVVQNQVSQIENMITKGVRALVIAPIDGSSLTDILQRAADADIPVVSYDRLIRGSENVDYYATFDNFKVGVLQANYIVDTLGVEQNPGPFNIELFAGSPDDNNATFFFDGAMSVLTPYIDSGKLVVRSGQTSFDQVATLRWDGGLAQSRMDNLLSRAYTSGRVDAVLSPYDGMSLGIISALKSSGYGTPANPLPVVTGQDAELASVKSIIAGEQTQTVFKDTRELAESAVQMADSMLTDGEPEVNDTTTYDNGVKVVPSYLLEPVSVDRENYEKVLVESGYYTQDQLA
- a CDS encoding ABC transporter substrate-binding protein; this translates as MSKFLTAVLGIVTVGVLSACGSGPAPAGDAGGGSDDGRITMGFSQVGAESGWRTANTASIQDAAKAADIDLKFSDAGGKQENQISAIRSFVQQQVDVIAFSPVVRTGWDAVLLEAKNAGIPVILTDRAVDTSEPDVYKTFLGADFVREGTWAGDWVVKEYAAAPGPVNIVQLEGTTGSDPALERSKGFAEAIAADPKLTVIASQTGDFTRSGGKQVMEAFLKANPKIDLVFAQNDDMALGAMEAIEAAGKKPGQDIKIVAIDATHDGMQALADGKFNFIVECNPLLGPQLMELAQQVVAGDPVPPRVVTPDETFDQQQAAAVLPDRKY